A window of Petrotoga mexicana DSM 14811 genomic DNA:
TTGGTAAGCCCGGAATAATTTATCAAAAAACAGGAGCCCCTGTGGCTCCTGCTTATATTTATATCATTTACATTATTAAAAATAAAAATGGCTTTACTCCATTTATTCCTTAAGCCCACTATTTACCAAACTTTTTACAAACAAATCTTGAAGCAGAAAAAATATAATAAGGGTAGGTAACGCAACCAACAACGTCCCTGCCATTATTACTCCCCAATTGTTACTAGTCTCTCCCGAGATCAACATCTTTACACCAACCTGTACCGTCCTCATGTTATCTTGCATGGTAACTATCAAAGGCCAAAGATACATATTCCATGCATAAACAAAGTTAATAATAGCCGCTCCAGCGATTATTGGTCCAGACAAGGGTATAAGCACCTTAAAAAAGTATTGCATAGCTGAAGCACCATCTATTTTTGCTGCATCCTCTAAAGAACGAGGAATAGTCATAAAATGTTGCCTAAATAGGAAGGTGTTGGTTGCAGAGGCGGTAAAAGGTATTATCAGCGCCCAATAGGTATTAACCCAACCGAGATTTGACATCAGCATAAACAAAGGTAAAATCATAACAGTTTCGGCAGGCAAAAATAAAGTTACAAAGAGGGTGGAAAATAATATGTTCTTTCCTTTAAATCGAAAAGAAGAAAAGGCATAAGCAGCGAATGTTCCTGTTATTAACTTTCCTAATGTTGTAAATGAAGCCACAAGCAACGAATTGAACAACATTCTGCCCATTGGAACAAGTTCTATAGCTGTGATGTAATTTTTAAAATTGATACTTGAAGGAAAAAACTTAGGTGGATAAGAGAAAACCTCCGTAGGTTCCATAAAACTCATAGAAATTGCCAGTATAAAAGGTAAGAACATGAAAAAAGACACAATTATTAACCCTAACTCTACAAAAACATAATTAACTTTTTCTCTAGTCGATTTTCTCATTATTGCTTGACTCCCTTCATTGATAATGAACCCTTTTCTCACCAAATCTAAAATAAAGAAAGGTGATAAATGACATAATAATAAATAGAACAACACTTTCAGCAGCTGCTAAACTCGTTTTTTGGAAAAAGAACGCATCTTGATATAGTTTGTAAATTAAAGTTGTTGTGCTTCCTAAAGGTCCTCCTCTTGTCATAATGTCAATGATCCCAAACGACTCAAACATTCCATTGGTAATGTTCATAATAACTAAGTAAAATGTAATGGGAGAAAGTATAGGAAATTTTATTTTCCACATCCTTTGCCATACGTTTGCCCCATCAATTAAAGAACTCTCTATTATTGATTCCGATATGGACTGTAATCCTGCAAGATAGAAAATAATTGAAAAAGGCAGCATCTTCCAAACACTGGCAACTATAATTGAAATTAAGGCATATGGCACTTGATTTAACCAATTAATACTTTCTCCTGTAATTCTTGACAAAATATAATTCACATGTCCTGCAACCGGGTTCAACATGAAGGTCCACAACGCACCTCCGATAGTAAAGGAAATAACATAAGGAACAAAAATTAAAGTTCTATAAATTTTTACCCCAAAGACCTTATTATCTAGTAATTGTGCAATAAGGTAACCTAAAATAATGACTATTATTACTGTTGTAACTATATATATGAATGTAACCCTTAAAGCTTCCCAATATGCCTCATTTTCAAAAAGTTTAATGTAGTTGTCAAAACCCGCAAATATCCTCTTATCGCCAAAAGGTGATATTTTGTAAAAACTCATTAGAAAAGAGTTAATTGCTGGCCAATATATAAAAAGGGCAATAATTATTAGTGTAGGTGCAAGCAAAAGATAAGGTGTGTATTTTCCCCACTTCATATTTTATTTCCTCCTAAAAATCCAAGGAAGAAAAAGTCTTCCTTGGATTAATAACATTTGAAATTATAGAATTATCTTAGAGATGTGATTGATAGATTACTGATAGAATTCGTTATATTCTTGGATTAATTCTGTCACTTGGCTTTCAGCCCAACTCAATGCCTCTTCAGGTGTCATTTGTGCATCAACCATTCTTTCATACGCTATTTCTATAGTTTCTCGGGTTTCAGGGAAGACGCCAATAACTGCTCCAGCTGAGTTGAAATCTCTTTTAGCTAACAATAGTTGCAATAAGGAAGTGAAGTAATTTGGGTTCTCAGCATAAAATTCTTCATAGTGCAACCTCTGAATGGCATCTTTTCTTACTGGAAAATATCCTGTACCTTGGTGCCATCTAATTTGTTGATCTTCACGATTGACAAACTTCAAAAATTCCCAGGCAGCTTTGGTTTCTTCGTCCGGATGGCCATCTATCAACCATAAGCTCGCTCCTCCAATAACTGGTCCTCCACTGACACTTATATCTGGAACAGGCAAAAAGGCTGTTCCTAACTCGTAGCCATTGCTTTCTAACCCTTCTTGAAAAATCTTTACATCAGATGTTGAAAAGAAATTCATAGCTGCTCTGCCTGAGACGAAATTCTGTCCAGCTGCATCCCAATCTTCCCTAGTAGTGTTCAGAATTAGACCTTCTTTGTTCAATTGATCAAACAGTTCAAATATTTTTAAACCTGATTCACTATCGAAGACAGCCTCTGTTGCTCTGGCGGTTCTTCCGTTATCGTTGTTAACAAGTGGTGCATCAGCGGCAGCCATAAGTTGTTCAATTATCCACGAATGGGTAGGCCACGTTAATCCGTATTGAACAGTAGTTCCACTTGAGTCTTTCTTTGTTAAAATTCTAGAGTATTCTAACAGCTCTTCGTAGGTTTGAGGAGGTCTATTTGGATCTAAGCCAGCTTCTTCAAATAGTGTTTTGTTGTAGTACAACAAAGCAGTAGATGAATTGAAAGGCATTGAGTACAACTTTCCGTCAACTTTGTAGTAATTTAATATAGGTTCCAACAAAACCCCTACATCATAAGAATCATCTTGATCAAGTAAATCTTGGACAGGAACGATGACACCACTGTCTATCATAAGTCTTGTACCTATTTCGTAAATCTGAACTATGTGTGGTGCGTTCCCAGATTGTACCGCTGCAATAAGCTTATTCAGTGTTTCAGGATAACTTCCTGAATATTGTGCATTTACATTTATATCCGGATAAGCCTCTTCAAAATCACTCACAATATCTTCGATCAAAGCTATCCTGTCTCCACTCATCGCATGCCAAAACTCTATGGTTACAGGAAAAGACAAAACGCTTAACAAAGAAACCATAAATACAAACATAACCAACCTTTTCACAAAACTCACCTCCAATAGATTTTTGAAACTATTCAAACAATTTACTAAACAAGTTTTAATACGTTAATAATACTTTATTTTTATTTGTGAAATATAAGGAAATATAAAGTTTTATTAATATATCTCCTAATAAATAAATTTTATAAATTAAATATGAAAAATTAAGATTTTTGTATCTAATCGCTATTATTTGTTTTTAATTGCCTCTAATTCCGTATAATTTGCTTTTATCAAACTTGACTTTTGATGAAAGTAGATATAAAATATAATTAATAAAGACTCTATACTTATTAACCAAAGTTTTAGGAGATGAAACCTTTTTGAAATCACCCAATGAAATGGTACGCATTAACAATTCTATAAAAGTTTTGGATCTACTAATCAATAAAGAAATGTCCAGAGTGGACATTGCCGAGGAAACTGGATTAACAAAAACCACTATTGGAGATATAGTAAAGAATTTTTTAAATATAGGCTTCATTGAAGAGGTAAAAGTTTCTCCCAATGGAGTAGGAAGACCATCAATAAATTTGAAAATAGTTAAAGATTTTGCACACGTTATTGGGGTTGGAATACTAAGAGATAGCGTGAATGGTTGTTTAATTGACTCAAGTGGAAAAGTCCTTTACAATGTTGATTATCCGTATATAGAGGGAAATCCACAAATAAACACAGTTTACAAAGTGATAGATGAGTTGATGAGGAAAGCGAAACTTACAAATAGAGAGGTTAAAGTAATATCTTTTGGGGTTCCAGGTCCTTTAGATACAGAAAAAGGAATAATCAAAGAACCACCAAAATTACCAGAATTTGCTAATTTCCCTTTAATAAAAAAGATAAAAGAAAAATATAACGTATTTGCTTACTTAGGGAATGATGCTGATATGGGTGCAATTGGAGAAAAGTATTATGGAAAAGGGAAAGATTTAGATTCTTTCATTTATATCCTTTACGATAAAGGAATAGGCGCGGGAATAATAATCGATAACCATCTTTATCACGGAGTCAATGGATATGCCGGTGAAATAGGTCATACTCTTTTGTTTAAAAACGAGGAATTAAAATATTTCGAAGATGAATATGGGATAGACCGAGTTATAGAAAGTATTGGCGAAACAATTTCAAAACCCATAAAAAATATCCAAGAAATTGAAGTTTTATCAGATCAAGAAAAGGAATCAATAGAACGATTCACAGAGGAACTTTCAAGATATTTCGCATCAATTCTCCTTTCTCTTATACATTACTTTGGAATTTCTAACATCTTTATAGACGGAAGAATGAAGTATTTAGGAGATGAATTTTTCAATCAGTTATTGAACTTCATAAATAAACACATGTTTCACAAACATAGCATAAATATTTCTTTTTCAGACTTGGATGAATATGTCATTTCTCGAGGAGCTGCTAAATTTGGGTTGATAAAATATCTAAAAGATGAAGTTATACGGAGTTCTTAAAATAGAGTTTTAATTTTAATTAGAGTTATGTTTATAAGTTTTACACAGTAACTATTTGAAATAGAAAAGAACTATAAATAACGAAAAGCAAAATTAGTTAAAGGAAGAAGAACTAAAATATTGGAGAATTATCCTAAATGCTCTTTGAAAATTGAAATAGTTTTGAAAAAAGCTAAACCAAGATAGAAGATTTTTTCGAAAAAGGTTGACTCAAGAAGTGTTCATTTCTTGTATGCCCTTTTGAATAGAAGAGAATCCAATTAACTCTTTTTAGAAGAACTTTTAAGAATTTTGAAAGCGGTTGAATTTGCTACCAAATGGGTAACTGTAAGCATCGTTTGAATCGCAAGCGGTAACAAATAAATTATTCAGTGAGGAGGTTAATTTAATATGGAAGGTATTTAAAGTGGATTACAATGCGTATTTTAGAGTTTCTAAATATCCTATGAAATAAGTACAAGGAGGTGACAATTAAGTAACGAGGTTAGGATTAAAATCATTACCAAATTTTAAAAAAAAGAGGAGTGAAATTCATGTTGGGTAAAAGAAGGTTTCTAGTATTATTGTTGATGTCCATTGTAATTTTTGGGATTTCAGTAATTAGTTTAAGTGAGGAAATAACTTTGGAATTTCAACAGTGGTGGGAACCAGAACTTCCTGAAGGAGTATTGCGTGAAATTTGTGATGAGTTTACCGCCAAAACAGGCATCAATGTTGAATTGATAAGTAACCCATATGCAGACACTAAAGTACAGATAGCTGCGGGGGCTGCTACTGGTATGATGCCAGATGTCGTAGGTCTTGACGGCTCTTGGGTATATGATTTTGCTAAACAGGGAGCAATTGCAAATCTGAGTGAATTGATGGTCTCTTCAGGTTATGATGATAGTCAGTTGTCTTTACAAGTTCAAGTAGAAGGGAATACCTACATGATTGCGGTTGTAAATTTTGCCTATCCCATGTATGTTAACAAAGATATATTAAAAAATGCGGGTATCGTAGAATTTCCTACTACCTGGAGCGAGTTTAAAAGTGTAGCTCAAAAAGTTACAGATCCTACAAGTAATATTTATGCTTACGCACTTCCTTTGTCCAGTGCTTTACCAAACGGGATTCAGAATCAATTTATGAGTTGGTTGTGGGCTTCGGGTGGAAAGATGTTGGAAGATGGAAAACCCAATTTAATCGGTAATGAAAAATTAATACAAGGTATTGAACTTATGAAATGGCTGTTTGAAGAGGAATTAGTTACACCTGGGACTTATACAATGAGGGAACCAGATATGGTAGAAGAGTTTGTAAATGGCAGAGTAGCATTTATGATTTCCTCTTTAGCTCATCTTACGCTGATAAAAGAAGGTGCCCCCAATATGGATGTTGCAATAACTAGTATACCCAAGATGGACGGATATACTGGAAAGAGTGGAATATGTGTAGCAAATTGGGGAATTGGTATTGCCTCTAATTCAAAGCACAAAGAAGAAGCCTGGCGTTTTATTGAATATTTAATGAGCCCAGAAGTAAATGCCAAACTGGCAGTTTATGCAAATGGTTTCCCTGGAAATACTGCTTCAGAGCCAGACTATTCTAAAAAAGATAAGCTATTTGTAGATGCATATGAAATTTATCAAGAAAGTTATGCTATTAATGAGTTTATAGGCCTTCCCAGATCCGAAGATTTAATGAGGATCTTTTTGGAAAATTTTGTATTGTATTTGGAAGGAGAATTTGACTCTGCTGAAACTATGCTGGAGGAGATTCAAAAAGAATGGTTGAGAATTTTTGGAGATTGAATTTTTAATAGCCAGTGTAAATTAAGAGAGTGCACACAAGTATCTGGCGCACTCTCTTCCCTAAAAAAAATAATGAAGAAGGGATGCTGATCTAATGAAATTACCCTTAAATCTAAAAAAGAAAATGGAACCTTTTTTTTATTTATCTCCTGCCTTAATTGTCATGATTATATTAATAGCAGTTCCAATTACTATGGTGATACTATTTTCTTTTTTTGATAATGTAATAATTAATAAAAATCCAACTTTTGTAGGGTTGGCTAATTATTATGACGTTTTGACTGATCCAATCTTTTTTACAGCTCTAAAAAATACTACTTTTTTTGTTGGAATTAGTGTATTGGCTCATCTAATTCTGGGAATCATGTTTGCTTTACTTTTAAATAGTAAATATATAGGGAAAAAAACGAAAGCTCTTTTTAGAATTATTTTCATCTTACCATGGCTTTTTACTGAAGCGATTATTGCAATTCTATGGAGATTATTGTTAAATCCTAATGGTATAGTTAATTATTTATTACAAATTTTTAATTTTTTAGGCACATCCATTGACTGGTTAGGCTCAATAGATTTAGCCTTAGTTTCAGTTACCATTATTAATATTTGGTCTGGTTATCCTTTTTATATGATTAGTCTCCTAGCAGGGCTCCAAGGAATTCCTCAAGAGTTATATGAAGCTTCCTCTATAGACGGAGCAAATGCAATGAACCAATTCTTTTATATTACAATTCCTCAATTAAAACCAATTTTGCTAAGTTTAATAACATTAGATTTGGTTTGGACTATACAACAATTCACGTTAATTTGGATGACAACTGGTGGGGGACCTCTTCACGCAAGCGAAACATTAAGTACTTATATTTATAAGCAAGCTTTTAGTAGCTTTCAGTATTCGAAAGCGGCAACTACTTCCGTGATTGTTTTATTGATTTGCATTGTTTTAGCAATATTTTATGCCAAACAGCAGAAAGGGGAAGGCTTAAAATGAATAAGAAGAAAAAAACTCAACGAATTAAAATCCTGACAATTGTTTTACTAACTGGAGGAAGTTTATGGCCAGCGTTTCCAGTTTTTTGGATGGTTCTAAATTCATTTAAACCTAATAATGAGATTTTTGCTTGGCCTCCTATTTGGATTTCAGAGAACTTTTCTTTGGAAAGCTATTTTTCAATTTTTACAAGCCCAGAAAAATTACGCTATTTTTTAAACAGTTATTTTATTTGCGGTGTTGTGGTACTTTTAACCTTATTTATCAGTATCTTAGCTTCATATGCTTTTAGCAGATTCGACTTCCCCGGAAAAAAAATTATTAATGTTATGATTATTAGTATGCAGGCAATTCCGCCTATTACTTTGCTGATTCCCTATCTTAGTTTAATAGTTACATTAAGACTATACAACACTTATGGTGCTTTAATTTTAACCTATTTACTATTCACACTACCCTATGCAATACTAATAATGACTGGATATATGAATACTTTACCCAAAGAACTAGACGAGGCAGTAAGAATAGATGGAGGGACTCGACTTAATGCTTTGTGGAAGGTGCTAGTTCCTTCAGCAGTTCCAGGATTGATATCAGTTGGAATGTATACTTTTTTACGTGCATGGAACGAATATCTATTTGCCTTAACATTAACGAAAACTAGAGAGATGCGAACTGTTCCAGTTGGAATTAGTTTATTAATGGGACAGCATGCTTATAACTGGAGTGAAATGTTGGCTATGAGTGTTCTTGGATCCTTACCCGTTGTTATCTTATTTCTTATTTTTCAAAAATATTTTATCAGTGGAATGACTGCGGGAGCCGTAAAGAGCTAATAATTTAAATAAAAATTAAAATCCAAAATAAAGGAAGGAGTGTTATTATTTGTTAATGAATTTAAAAGAATTGTTAGAGGTTGCAAATAAGAAGTATTTTGCAGTTCCAGCTTTTAATATTAGTGATTATTCAATGTTTAATGGGATATTTGAAGCAGTAGAAGAAAAACAATCGCCGGTTATTATAGCAATTCATCCCAATGAATTGGCTCATATAGGTGTAGAAATGACCACATCAATAATTCAAAAGATTAATAAAAGTAGAATACCAGCTAGTATTCATTTAGACCATGGTTCCTCTTTAAAAGAAATTGTAACTGCCATTCAAAGTGGTTTTACTTCTGTTATGATTGATGGATCTAATTTGCCAATTGAGGAGAATATTGATCTTACCAAAAAAGTGGTTGAAATTGCACACTATGTAAATATTTCTGTAGAAGGAGAACTAGGTACAATTGGCTCTACTGATACAGAATCAGAAACAAAAATTAATGAGATAATTTATACTAATCCAGATGATGCAGTTTATTTTGTTAAAAAAACTGGTATTGATGCCTTGGCAATTGCAATTGGAACTTCCCATGGTCTTTATCCTAAAGACATGAAACCTAAACTAAAATTAGAAATACTAAAAAAAATTAAGAAAAATTTACCTATTCCTCTTGTTCTTCACGGAGGTTCTAATAATCCAGATAGTGAAATTAGTGAAGCGGTAAGACTAGGAATAAATAAAATCAATATCTCTAGTGACATTAAAAAAGCTTATTTTGATAAAATGCGTGAAATTCTTAAAGATCAAAATCTTAGAGAGCCAAACGTTATTCAACCTCTTTGTATTGAATCGATGAAGAAAGTTGCAATTCAAAAAATCGAACTTTTCCAAGCTGCAGGTAAAGCAAAATTTTATTAAAGGTTCTTATTAGGAATTACCTAAGTAAAAGATCTAGAATAGTATGTAATAACTTATTTGTGAAGGATTTGCTATATGGATAAGAGCAAATAATCTAGGGAAAGCACAAGCAACCTCACAAACATAGAT
This region includes:
- a CDS encoding carbohydrate ABC transporter permease — protein: MRKSTREKVNYVFVELGLIIVSFFMFLPFILAISMSFMEPTEVFSYPPKFFPSSINFKNYITAIELVPMGRMLFNSLLVASFTTLGKLITGTFAAYAFSSFRFKGKNILFSTLFVTLFLPAETVMILPLFMLMSNLGWVNTYWALIIPFTASATNTFLFRQHFMTIPRSLEDAAKIDGASAMQYFFKVLIPLSGPIIAGAAIINFVYAWNMYLWPLIVTMQDNMRTVQVGVKMLISGETSNNWGVIMAGTLLVALPTLIIFFLLQDLFVKSLVNSGLKE
- a CDS encoding carbohydrate ABC transporter permease; the encoded protein is MKWGKYTPYLLLAPTLIIIALFIYWPAINSFLMSFYKISPFGDKRIFAGFDNYIKLFENEAYWEALRVTFIYIVTTVIIVIILGYLIAQLLDNKVFGVKIYRTLIFVPYVISFTIGGALWTFMLNPVAGHVNYILSRITGESINWLNQVPYALISIIVASVWKMLPFSIIFYLAGLQSISESIIESSLIDGANVWQRMWKIKFPILSPITFYLVIMNITNGMFESFGIIDIMTRGGPLGSTTTLIYKLYQDAFFFQKTSLAAAESVVLFIIMSFITFLYFRFGEKRVHYQ
- a CDS encoding ABC transporter substrate-binding protein is translated as MKRLVMFVFMVSLLSVLSFPVTIEFWHAMSGDRIALIEDIVSDFEEAYPDINVNAQYSGSYPETLNKLIAAVQSGNAPHIVQIYEIGTRLMIDSGVIVPVQDLLDQDDSYDVGVLLEPILNYYKVDGKLYSMPFNSSTALLYYNKTLFEEAGLDPNRPPQTYEELLEYSRILTKKDSSGTTVQYGLTWPTHSWIIEQLMAAADAPLVNNDNGRTARATEAVFDSESGLKIFELFDQLNKEGLILNTTREDWDAAGQNFVSGRAAMNFFSTSDVKIFQEGLESNGYELGTAFLPVPDISVSGGPVIGGASLWLIDGHPDEETKAAWEFLKFVNREDQQIRWHQGTGYFPVRKDAIQRLHYEEFYAENPNYFTSLLQLLLAKRDFNSAGAVIGVFPETRETIEIAYERMVDAQMTPEEALSWAESQVTELIQEYNEFYQ
- a CDS encoding ROK family transcriptional regulator, giving the protein MKSPNEMVRINNSIKVLDLLINKEMSRVDIAEETGLTKTTIGDIVKNFLNIGFIEEVKVSPNGVGRPSINLKIVKDFAHVIGVGILRDSVNGCLIDSSGKVLYNVDYPYIEGNPQINTVYKVIDELMRKAKLTNREVKVISFGVPGPLDTEKGIIKEPPKLPEFANFPLIKKIKEKYNVFAYLGNDADMGAIGEKYYGKGKDLDSFIYILYDKGIGAGIIIDNHLYHGVNGYAGEIGHTLLFKNEELKYFEDEYGIDRVIESIGETISKPIKNIQEIEVLSDQEKESIERFTEELSRYFASILLSLIHYFGISNIFIDGRMKYLGDEFFNQLLNFINKHMFHKHSINISFSDLDEYVISRGAAKFGLIKYLKDEVIRSS
- a CDS encoding ABC transporter substrate-binding protein; protein product: MLGKRRFLVLLLMSIVIFGISVISLSEEITLEFQQWWEPELPEGVLREICDEFTAKTGINVELISNPYADTKVQIAAGAATGMMPDVVGLDGSWVYDFAKQGAIANLSELMVSSGYDDSQLSLQVQVEGNTYMIAVVNFAYPMYVNKDILKNAGIVEFPTTWSEFKSVAQKVTDPTSNIYAYALPLSSALPNGIQNQFMSWLWASGGKMLEDGKPNLIGNEKLIQGIELMKWLFEEELVTPGTYTMREPDMVEEFVNGRVAFMISSLAHLTLIKEGAPNMDVAITSIPKMDGYTGKSGICVANWGIGIASNSKHKEEAWRFIEYLMSPEVNAKLAVYANGFPGNTASEPDYSKKDKLFVDAYEIYQESYAINEFIGLPRSEDLMRIFLENFVLYLEGEFDSAETMLEEIQKEWLRIFGD
- a CDS encoding carbohydrate ABC transporter permease encodes the protein MKLPLNLKKKMEPFFYLSPALIVMIILIAVPITMVILFSFFDNVIINKNPTFVGLANYYDVLTDPIFFTALKNTTFFVGISVLAHLILGIMFALLLNSKYIGKKTKALFRIIFILPWLFTEAIIAILWRLLLNPNGIVNYLLQIFNFLGTSIDWLGSIDLALVSVTIINIWSGYPFYMISLLAGLQGIPQELYEASSIDGANAMNQFFYITIPQLKPILLSLITLDLVWTIQQFTLIWMTTGGGPLHASETLSTYIYKQAFSSFQYSKAATTSVIVLLICIVLAIFYAKQQKGEGLK
- a CDS encoding carbohydrate ABC transporter permease, with the translated sequence MNKKKKTQRIKILTIVLLTGGSLWPAFPVFWMVLNSFKPNNEIFAWPPIWISENFSLESYFSIFTSPEKLRYFLNSYFICGVVVLLTLFISILASYAFSRFDFPGKKIINVMIISMQAIPPITLLIPYLSLIVTLRLYNTYGALILTYLLFTLPYAILIMTGYMNTLPKELDEAVRIDGGTRLNALWKVLVPSAVPGLISVGMYTFLRAWNEYLFALTLTKTREMRTVPVGISLLMGQHAYNWSEMLAMSVLGSLPVVILFLIFQKYFISGMTAGAVKS
- a CDS encoding ketose-bisphosphate aldolase, whose translation is MLMNLKELLEVANKKYFAVPAFNISDYSMFNGIFEAVEEKQSPVIIAIHPNELAHIGVEMTTSIIQKINKSRIPASIHLDHGSSLKEIVTAIQSGFTSVMIDGSNLPIEENIDLTKKVVEIAHYVNISVEGELGTIGSTDTESETKINEIIYTNPDDAVYFVKKTGIDALAIAIGTSHGLYPKDMKPKLKLEILKKIKKNLPIPLVLHGGSNNPDSEISEAVRLGINKINISSDIKKAYFDKMREILKDQNLREPNVIQPLCIESMKKVAIQKIELFQAAGKAKFY